From Denitrovibrio acetiphilus DSM 12809, the proteins below share one genomic window:
- a CDS encoding anaerobic glycerol-3-phosphate dehydrogenase subunit C: MPQLTKNIFEELSENIKGDVYTDTVRRYLHSTDGSIFRVEPACVVYPKDVEDVVTAVKFASRYGLSVHSRGAGSGLCGSAIGNGIILDFAKYMNGLIELDVRGKTFTCLPGYRFGELELELKGQGLFFPPDPSSGEYATFGGMYGTNASGAHSVKYGNVADYIEDAEFVTTEGNIYTLSGLAETVYEDLDEPFKKLMQICEENSELIKKGYPPVKYNSNGYNLRDMLKNSSLHLGKLLGGSEGTLAVTTRLKFRLLDKPTHDSLVVAYFDNIINSAKAVQAILPMNPAGIEIMDKSLLSLAKESDAKLREAIPDGYDNVCMIEFDGYSEEETSALAEQAREILERENLSPEMHMAATAEEKAKFWAVRKAAVPILYKLKGKKKILALIEDAAVPTDRLVEYFEGLYSLLEEHEVDFVIYGHIAKGLLHTRPLLDLKDPYDIEMLKKLDDKVFELVNRLGGAVSGEHGDGRLRSCYIKKQYGELYDVFQDVKSVFDPERRLNPDILTLHDEYQMMKYLRFGKDYRSSDMKDKRLVWAEGFTEEAEKCHGCSKCTTVTPATRMCPVYKVTRDELSAPKAKANILRALMSGAIDNKAIYEKSLQEVISHCVTCGSCHVECPSNVNIPKLSMEAKAQYVKKFGSKFSDMVPTHLETMGRKLRKITWAMEPFMRFRASRKVLELTSGIAAEREFVPLDRLSLFDRLAGHKSPEGGKKVMFFSGCYAGYVRPNIGMSAVQVLEKAGFEVIVPEQHCCGLPHLSKGIRDGSKKKIDQNIESWGHLVDEVDYIVTTCTSCGLSLYKEWAYIRSDEIIDKIKDKLVHISTLVNENRDKLELEASGVKLAYHKSCHFRILPDNDSSVNMLRSVEGIDVEDLASNCCGMAGSWGMKAENYYLSKEIGSPMTEKLIRSDAPVGVTDCPTCTIQMVHMGGGKVIKHPIEVIAECLKK; this comes from the coding sequence ATGCCACAACTTACTAAAAACATTTTTGAAGAACTTTCAGAGAATATAAAAGGGGATGTTTATACCGACACAGTCCGCAGATATCTTCATTCCACAGACGGTTCGATCTTTAGGGTTGAGCCGGCATGCGTTGTCTACCCAAAAGATGTAGAGGATGTTGTGACCGCGGTTAAGTTTGCTTCGCGGTATGGACTTTCCGTTCACAGCAGGGGCGCAGGGAGCGGTCTTTGCGGTTCTGCCATCGGTAACGGTATAATTCTTGATTTTGCAAAATATATGAACGGGCTTATAGAGCTGGATGTGAGAGGGAAAACTTTTACCTGCCTCCCCGGGTACCGCTTCGGAGAACTTGAACTAGAGTTGAAGGGGCAGGGGCTTTTCTTTCCTCCTGACCCGTCCAGTGGCGAGTATGCCACTTTCGGCGGTATGTACGGCACAAATGCAAGCGGTGCTCATTCGGTGAAATATGGCAATGTTGCTGATTATATCGAAGATGCAGAGTTTGTTACTACCGAAGGGAATATATATACCCTGAGCGGACTTGCAGAGACTGTGTATGAGGATCTGGATGAGCCTTTTAAAAAGCTTATGCAGATATGCGAAGAGAATTCAGAGCTTATCAAAAAAGGATACCCGCCTGTAAAATATAATTCAAACGGTTATAATCTGCGCGATATGCTTAAAAACAGCAGCCTGCACCTTGGAAAACTTCTCGGAGGATCCGAAGGAACCCTTGCTGTTACCACCAGACTTAAATTCAGATTACTTGATAAACCCACTCACGACAGCCTTGTTGTGGCTTATTTCGATAATATCATAAATTCCGCAAAAGCTGTTCAGGCTATTTTACCTATGAATCCCGCCGGGATAGAGATTATGGACAAATCGCTCCTGAGTCTTGCAAAAGAATCCGACGCAAAGCTCAGAGAAGCAATTCCTGACGGTTATGACAATGTTTGCATGATCGAGTTTGACGGTTACAGCGAAGAGGAGACCTCTGCACTAGCTGAACAGGCGAGAGAGATACTGGAGCGTGAAAACCTTTCCCCCGAAATGCACATGGCTGCAACAGCAGAGGAGAAAGCAAAATTCTGGGCTGTGCGGAAGGCAGCTGTTCCGATCCTCTACAAACTGAAAGGTAAAAAGAAGATACTCGCTCTTATCGAAGATGCGGCTGTACCTACGGACAGGCTTGTTGAATACTTTGAAGGTTTGTACAGTCTTCTGGAAGAGCACGAAGTTGATTTTGTTATATATGGTCACATCGCAAAGGGGCTTCTGCATACGAGACCTCTTCTCGATCTTAAAGATCCATACGATATCGAAATGTTGAAAAAGCTCGATGACAAGGTGTTTGAGCTTGTGAACAGGCTCGGTGGAGCTGTCAGCGGAGAACACGGTGACGGAAGGCTGAGAAGCTGCTATATCAAAAAACAGTACGGGGAACTTTATGATGTATTTCAGGATGTTAAATCAGTATTTGATCCTGAACGAAGGCTCAACCCCGATATCTTAACACTTCATGATGAATATCAAATGATGAAATATCTGAGATTTGGTAAAGACTATCGCAGCAGCGACATGAAAGATAAGCGTCTTGTGTGGGCAGAGGGCTTTACTGAAGAGGCTGAAAAGTGTCACGGCTGTTCTAAGTGTACTACTGTTACCCCTGCAACCAGAATGTGCCCTGTATATAAAGTGACCAGAGACGAACTGTCTGCGCCTAAAGCTAAAGCTAATATCCTTCGGGCGCTGATGAGCGGTGCAATAGACAATAAAGCTATCTATGAGAAATCTCTTCAGGAAGTGATCAGTCACTGTGTTACCTGCGGAAGCTGTCATGTTGAGTGCCCTTCAAATGTTAATATCCCTAAACTCAGCATGGAAGCAAAAGCTCAGTATGTTAAAAAGTTCGGATCAAAATTCTCAGATATGGTTCCGACCCATCTTGAGACTATGGGGCGTAAACTGCGTAAGATCACATGGGCTATGGAGCCGTTTATGCGCTTCAGAGCGTCACGTAAAGTTCTGGAACTGACATCAGGAATAGCTGCCGAGCGCGAGTTTGTTCCTCTGGATAGACTTTCACTTTTCGACCGGCTTGCTGGTCATAAATCTCCAGAGGGGGGCAAGAAAGTTATGTTTTTCTCCGGATGTTACGCCGGGTATGTCAGACCGAACATAGGGATGTCTGCTGTACAGGTGCTGGAAAAGGCAGGCTTTGAGGTTATCGTCCCTGAGCAACACTGCTGCGGGCTGCCTCATCTTTCGAAAGGTATACGTGACGGTTCTAAAAAGAAGATAGACCAGAATATTGAGAGCTGGGGTCATCTTGTTGATGAAGTTGATTATATTGTCACTACCTGCACATCCTGCGGGCTCTCGCTTTATAAAGAGTGGGCGTATATACGCAGTGATGAGATTATAGATAAAATAAAGGATAAGCTGGTACACATCAGCACTCTAGTGAATGAAAACAGGGATAAGCTGGAACTTGAAGCCTCAGGTGTTAAACTTGCTTATCATAAGTCATGCCATTTCCGCATTCTGCCGGATAATGACAGCTCTGTAAATATGCTGCGCAGTGTTGAAGGGATAGATGTTGAAGACCTCGCAAGTAATTGCTGTGGTATGGCTGGGAGCTGGGGGATGAAAGCGGAGAACTATTACCTTTCAAAAGAGATAGGTTCTCCGATGACAGAAAAGCTTATTCGCTCTGATGCGCCTGTAGGAGTGACAGATTGCCCGACATGTACTATTCAGATGGTGCATATGGGCGGAGGAAAAGTTATCAAGCATCCCATAGAGGTGATAGCTGAATGTCTCAAAAAATAA
- the pdxA gene encoding 4-hydroxythreonine-4-phosphate dehydrogenase PdxA, whose protein sequence is MKKPKIAITTGDPSGIGPEIACRLASELDGSEEYDAVFISYENVIKSAFENIIKAPMPEMTIIEPDEKLDLKIEHGLIKPEYGKASMLYVEKAVQMAMSGEVDAVVTCPINKASIKAGGYNYPGHTEFLGYLTRTRYFSMLMVGKNIRTVLATTHVPMAELVDKLDENSIMNAIVNAHEAGQFFCGKRQPKIAVCGLNPHAGDNGALGDEEITLITPVIDIARAGGMDVEGPFPADSLFPKAAKGEYDFVVVMYHDQGLIPVKLEAFGNAVNVTLNLPIIRTSVDHGTAFEIAGKGIADHHSLIRAIDVAVEMVKNAQSA, encoded by the coding sequence ATGAAAAAACCAAAGATTGCAATAACAACAGGAGACCCTTCCGGCATAGGTCCAGAGATAGCATGCAGACTTGCCTCAGAGCTTGATGGTTCTGAAGAATATGATGCAGTTTTTATCTCATATGAAAATGTGATCAAGTCAGCATTTGAAAATATTATAAAAGCACCAATGCCTGAAATGACTATAATTGAACCGGATGAAAAGCTGGATCTGAAGATCGAACACGGTCTGATCAAACCTGAATACGGCAAAGCATCCATGCTCTATGTGGAAAAAGCAGTACAGATGGCAATGAGCGGCGAGGTAGATGCAGTTGTAACATGCCCTATTAACAAGGCATCCATCAAAGCAGGCGGCTATAATTACCCCGGACATACAGAGTTCCTCGGCTACCTGACACGAACAAGATATTTCTCCATGCTCATGGTGGGGAAAAATATACGGACAGTGCTCGCGACAACGCATGTTCCCATGGCGGAGCTTGTGGATAAACTTGATGAAAACAGCATCATGAATGCGATTGTAAATGCACATGAAGCAGGTCAGTTCTTTTGTGGAAAACGTCAGCCGAAAATAGCTGTATGCGGACTCAACCCACATGCAGGAGATAACGGCGCACTCGGCGACGAGGAAATTACCCTCATAACACCAGTGATTGACATCGCACGGGCAGGCGGGATGGACGTAGAAGGTCCGTTCCCAGCGGATTCCCTATTCCCCAAGGCTGCAAAAGGGGAATACGACTTTGTAGTAGTCATGTATCACGATCAGGGGCTTATACCTGTGAAGCTGGAAGCGTTCGGGAATGCAGTAAACGTCACTCTGAACCTTCCTATAATAAGAACATCCGTGGACCACGGAACCGCTTTTGAAATAGCCGGAAAAGGGATCGCAGACCACCACAGCCTCATAAGGGCTATTGATGTGGCTGTAGAAATGGTGAAAAATGCTCAATCTGCTTGA
- the rsmA gene encoding 16S rRNA (adenine(1518)-N(6)/adenine(1519)-N(6))-dimethyltransferase RsmA, with product MLNLLDIYKREFGYTKKKFGQHFLTSKQFIDMIAESLASAECRQIVEIGPGCGVLTHAMLEKGASVTAVEIDEDLAEFLPRYLFIYKGFKVINADFMLITEDQLPDGKIAFAGNLPYNVSVDILMHCVKFFHKIEKMTFMFQKEVADRINAKPNNKEYTSLSVITSYFFEKKKLKDISGGQFWPNTKVRSTVLEFYPKERHFSAEKELRFLSFVKNSFMMKRKTLHNNLKSYPNHLEAMEKAGLAANIRGEQMELKDFIRLFEEIDV from the coding sequence ATGCTCAATCTGCTTGATATATATAAGAGAGAGTTCGGGTATACGAAAAAGAAATTCGGACAACACTTTCTCACAAGCAAACAGTTTATAGACATGATAGCGGAATCTCTCGCCTCTGCCGAATGCAGACAAATTGTGGAAATCGGACCCGGCTGCGGTGTTCTAACCCACGCTATGCTTGAAAAAGGCGCAAGTGTCACCGCTGTGGAAATCGACGAAGACCTTGCCGAGTTCCTCCCTAGATATTTATTTATCTATAAAGGCTTTAAGGTCATTAATGCTGACTTTATGCTCATCACAGAAGACCAGCTCCCTGACGGTAAAATCGCTTTTGCCGGGAACCTGCCGTACAACGTTTCTGTGGATATCTTGATGCATTGTGTCAAATTTTTCCACAAAATTGAAAAAATGACATTCATGTTTCAAAAGGAAGTAGCAGACAGAATTAATGCGAAACCAAATAATAAAGAATACACATCACTATCAGTCATAACCTCTTATTTCTTTGAAAAGAAAAAACTTAAAGACATATCAGGCGGACAGTTCTGGCCCAACACGAAAGTACGTTCGACTGTTCTGGAGTTTTATCCGAAAGAACGCCATTTCAGCGCAGAAAAAGAGTTACGCTTTCTCAGTTTTGTAAAAAATTCTTTCATGATGAAACGTAAAACTCTGCATAATAACCTGAAATCATATCCAAACCACCTTGAAGCGATGGAAAAAGCCGGACTTGCCGCCAACATCCGCGGAGAACAGATGGAGCTTAAAGACTTCATACGACTTTTTGAGGAAATTGATGTTTGA
- a CDS encoding 3'-5' exonuclease has translation MFDIPFDQLTFTVFDTETTGMSPDKGARLLEIGAVKVKPGLVLDLQDSFCTLINPKAPIPYNAYSVHGISTAMVADKPEIKDVLPGFFSFTENTIIAAHNARFDCSFVSHHSAECCIVNPMTKIVDTVKLAKSAHSGLKSYSLGNLIHYFSMDIPLPDTYRHRALYDAAHTALLLTICLKKLAAQDICTMRHISKLPKSPIYLWQ, from the coding sequence ATGTTTGATATACCATTTGACCAGCTTACATTCACAGTTTTTGACACAGAAACTACAGGTATGTCACCTGACAAAGGCGCGCGTCTGCTTGAGATAGGTGCTGTAAAAGTTAAACCGGGGCTGGTGCTCGACCTGCAGGATTCTTTCTGCACACTGATAAACCCTAAAGCTCCGATACCTTATAACGCATACTCCGTACACGGGATAAGCACAGCTATGGTCGCAGACAAGCCAGAGATAAAAGATGTTCTGCCCGGCTTTTTCAGTTTTACCGAAAATACTATCATTGCAGCACACAATGCCCGTTTTGACTGTTCATTTGTGTCTCACCACAGCGCCGAGTGCTGCATTGTCAACCCGATGACCAAAATAGTTGACACAGTTAAACTTGCCAAAAGTGCGCACTCAGGGCTTAAAAGCTATTCTCTTGGAAACCTTATACATTACTTTAGTATGGATATCCCCCTTCCCGACACCTACAGACACAGAGCGTTATACGATGCAGCCCATACAGCTCTTCTGCTGACTATTTGCCTTAAAAAACTCGCCGCACAAGACATATGCACCATGCGTCACATATCTAAACTACCAAAATCACCTATATACCTCTGGCAATAA
- the accD gene encoding acetyl-CoA carboxylase, carboxyltransferase subunit beta → MGIRDFLSEKIQKVGVIAKKQIDENLWMKCSACGEVNYHREVTKNLNTCPRCGKHFIIPAMDKINILLDKGSFQEMDSGLRSLDPLKFRDSKKYTDRVKAAVKKTKMNDAFVSGVGRINGKPVHIGAYEFNFLGGSMGSVVGEKIVRLIESAIENNQHVITISCSGGARMQESILSLMQMAKTSAALVKLRKAGLAHISLLTDPTTGGVTASYAMLGDVNIAEPGSLICFAGPRVIEQTIRQTLPEGFQRAEFLLEHGMIDMVLSRKEWKETIYKLLEFFG, encoded by the coding sequence ATGGGTATTAGAGATTTTCTTAGCGAAAAGATACAAAAAGTTGGCGTTATTGCCAAAAAACAGATTGACGAAAACCTCTGGATGAAGTGCTCTGCCTGTGGTGAGGTTAATTATCACCGTGAGGTAACAAAAAATCTTAACACATGCCCCAGATGCGGCAAACACTTCATTATCCCCGCAATGGATAAAATTAATATACTATTAGACAAGGGCTCCTTTCAGGAAATGGACTCCGGTCTCAGATCACTCGATCCTCTAAAGTTCAGAGACAGTAAAAAATATACCGACAGAGTCAAAGCCGCTGTGAAGAAAACAAAGATGAACGACGCTTTTGTTTCCGGCGTGGGTCGTATAAATGGAAAACCTGTGCACATAGGTGCATATGAGTTTAACTTTCTTGGCGGAAGCATGGGAAGCGTTGTTGGCGAAAAGATTGTCCGGCTCATAGAGAGCGCTATTGAAAACAATCAGCACGTCATCACTATAAGCTGCTCCGGCGGTGCCAGAATGCAGGAGAGCATACTCTCACTAATGCAGATGGCAAAAACTTCTGCGGCTCTCGTTAAGCTACGCAAAGCGGGGCTTGCACACATTTCTCTCCTGACTGACCCGACAACCGGCGGTGTAACCGCAAGTTATGCAATGCTCGGAGATGTGAACATAGCCGAGCCAGGTTCTCTGATCTGCTTTGCAGGACCGAGAGTTATCGAACAAACAATACGCCAGACACTCCCCGAAGGGTTTCAGCGCGCAGAGTTCCTCCTTGAACACGGAATGATAGATATGGTTCTCTCAAGGAAAGAGTGGAAAGAAACAATATATAAACTATTGGAATTTTTCGGTTGA
- a CDS encoding bifunctional folylpolyglutamate synthase/dihydrofolate synthase: MKTLYAFESFYKDRGEFKTMELTLDRIRSAASECSIDDNIAKTVIHIAGTNGKGSTAAFIEQILKHRGLTTGCYSSPHIISIEERIRINGSDIKRETFDDLFNDLKAVIVKHDLSYFEGLTLIAFKYFKDNMPDAAIIETGLGGRFDSTNILERKIPVITSISKDHVEYLGDDVLQIADEKIAIVKNNLLVFVGSNTEYMNKYLDYKLHSKTIVRAKYSSSEYMGQSYPFSDNLRLAESVCDYIVSGTMPESFKLPPCRGEVFGRFILEGAHNEDALTKLAERFRGKKPTVIFSTTNDRDTMALLEIIKTFSDTIILTTIPDNERSINLNDISTNIIKEEAPGQALKIAVELSENADILVCGSFYLCAHVREILSKGML, translated from the coding sequence TTGAAAACACTCTATGCCTTTGAGTCGTTTTATAAAGACAGAGGCGAGTTCAAAACAATGGAACTCACTCTGGACCGCATCAGGTCAGCCGCTTCCGAGTGCAGCATTGACGACAATATCGCCAAGACCGTTATACACATAGCAGGCACTAACGGCAAAGGCAGCACCGCAGCTTTCATTGAGCAGATACTCAAACATAGAGGACTAACCACCGGATGCTACTCTTCACCACATATAATCTCTATTGAAGAGCGTATAAGAATCAACGGCAGCGATATCAAAAGAGAAACCTTTGACGATTTATTTAATGACTTAAAAGCTGTGATAGTTAAACACGACCTGAGCTATTTTGAGGGGCTGACTCTCATAGCCTTCAAATATTTTAAAGATAATATGCCCGATGCTGCAATCATAGAAACCGGACTCGGCGGTCGTTTCGATTCCACAAACATTCTTGAAAGAAAAATACCTGTAATAACTTCTATATCAAAAGACCATGTTGAGTATCTCGGCGATGATGTATTGCAGATTGCTGATGAAAAGATCGCAATCGTCAAAAACAACCTTTTAGTATTCGTCGGCAGCAATACTGAATATATGAACAAGTATCTAGATTATAAATTGCACTCAAAAACTATTGTTCGGGCAAAATACAGCAGCAGCGAGTATATGGGACAATCTTACCCCTTTTCTGACAATCTCCGCCTTGCTGAAAGTGTCTGCGACTACATTGTTTCTGGAACTATGCCTGAGTCTTTTAAGCTGCCGCCATGCCGCGGGGAGGTCTTCGGAAGGTTCATCCTTGAGGGAGCACATAACGAAGATGCATTAACCAAGCTGGCTGAAAGATTCCGTGGTAAAAAACCTACAGTAATCTTTTCAACGACAAACGACAGAGACACCATGGCTCTCCTTGAGATTATCAAAACATTCTCAGACACAATAATTCTCACAACGATACCGGACAACGAAAGAAGTATTAACCTAAACGATATATCTACCAATATTATAAAGGAGGAAGCACCCGGGCAGGCTCTTAAAATAGCCGTTGAACTTAGCGAAAATGCTGATATACTCGTATGCGGTTCGTTTTATCTCTGCGCGCATGTCAGGGAAATATTGTCTAAAGGTATGCTGTGA
- a CDS encoding LPS-assembly protein LptD, translating to MCTPVFAQDKVTIEADNVETPKESVFHAKGNVKIFQGNKTMLADEIFYFKDQNKIHAINNVRLTEDDTFIDCDEMLYDTEKQSGEFTNAKAFMPPYHFINASQIDRLNTYTYQMKDAVYTTCNGKVPDWSFKSSSANLILGGYLSAWHTTGRVKEVPVVYTPYFLYPVKTERETGFLVPDFGFSGNMGPFIQPKFFWNIDVDQDATFTALLPSGKTPLYGVEHRYLPNTSSSMYSYVEYTKEEKLHPDNNSSGDYTIDEKPGRYFVYNNTNLQITENLSILAQIDNVSDYEYLDDYLKFSMLDDYENSTDVFHTKLMLNYGMKYADFSLNYLDTMEYNVGGSYVKEHTYSAPQLTLRKTITKFPVYFTYLAQHDNVRYTRYIYNYSSEAKNAAEYRYDRDHLKVKFYKPFDLYIATFTPSLSLMQTRWYNLSDNLNIPADHDVSSFASVNAGDDSYSRRIYSQRHTLKFNEIYKEYSPFRHSIYNTIEYLQTPYVNHKYIPDNIADDLIDVEREYIYTLNNYFLAEKWSVSLKNSLRHNLRDEDKTSDGRDYYLTDLTINTNPVAFHIKHEYNKDKRTDDFLSSSIRLKFNPFYIRAAYSFDKDEYNGEDNNTSAELAFVYSTNRYDLSYTRSISGMNTAATTANLDERADTLEFTYKKDCWSFGISYIRETDPANVDMKDGNEVEHTILFHIALKGLSNPKTGFRNTNTTYFDEDDTDDEI from the coding sequence ATGTGTACACCTGTTTTTGCTCAGGATAAAGTCACAATTGAAGCTGACAATGTTGAAACCCCTAAAGAGTCAGTTTTTCACGCCAAGGGCAATGTTAAAATCTTTCAGGGCAATAAAACAATGCTCGCTGATGAAATATTCTATTTCAAAGATCAAAACAAAATTCACGCTATAAATAATGTCCGGCTTACCGAGGATGACACTTTTATTGACTGCGACGAAATGTTGTATGATACGGAAAAGCAGTCTGGCGAATTCACGAATGCAAAGGCTTTCATGCCCCCATATCATTTCATAAATGCTTCGCAGATAGACAGATTAAATACATACACTTATCAGATGAAAGATGCGGTTTATACAACATGCAACGGCAAAGTTCCCGACTGGTCTTTTAAATCATCCAGTGCAAACCTGATACTCGGAGGCTACCTCTCTGCGTGGCACACCACCGGCAGGGTCAAAGAAGTCCCTGTTGTTTACACACCCTACTTCCTCTACCCTGTCAAAACAGAACGGGAGACAGGATTTCTTGTTCCCGATTTCGGATTCAGCGGAAACATGGGACCGTTTATTCAGCCTAAGTTCTTCTGGAACATAGATGTTGATCAGGATGCAACCTTCACTGCATTGCTGCCATCCGGTAAAACGCCTCTGTATGGTGTCGAGCACCGTTATCTTCCCAATACATCCAGCAGCATGTATTCTTATGTCGAATATACGAAAGAGGAAAAACTGCACCCTGATAATAACTCAAGCGGCGACTACACCATTGACGAAAAACCCGGACGCTATTTTGTCTATAATAATACAAACCTTCAGATAACCGAGAACCTTTCTATTCTGGCTCAGATTGACAATGTGTCCGATTATGAATACTTAGACGACTACCTTAAATTCAGCATGCTTGACGACTATGAGAACAGCACTGACGTATTTCATACAAAACTAATGCTGAATTATGGGATGAAATATGCTGACTTTTCACTTAACTATCTGGACACAATGGAATATAACGTCGGAGGCAGCTACGTTAAGGAGCACACATATTCCGCACCACAGCTTACCCTGAGGAAAACCATTACTAAATTTCCGGTTTACTTCACTTACCTCGCTCAACACGATAACGTCAGATATACCAGATACATATATAACTACTCATCAGAAGCCAAAAATGCAGCAGAATACCGATATGACAGAGATCATTTAAAAGTTAAGTTTTATAAGCCGTTTGACCTTTATATAGCAACTTTTACCCCTTCTCTGAGTCTTATGCAAACCAGATGGTATAACCTCAGCGACAACCTCAACATACCCGCTGACCATGATGTTTCGTCTTTCGCAAGCGTTAACGCAGGAGACGACAGCTACAGCAGAAGGATTTACAGTCAGAGACACACATTGAAATTCAATGAGATTTATAAAGAGTACAGCCCTTTCAGGCATTCTATTTACAATACAATTGAATATCTTCAGACCCCTTATGTTAACCATAAATACATCCCAGATAACATTGCTGACGATCTGATAGACGTAGAGAGAGAATATATCTATACATTAAATAACTATTTCCTCGCTGAGAAATGGTCAGTATCACTGAAAAACAGCCTCCGTCATAACCTGCGCGACGAAGATAAAACCAGTGACGGCAGAGATTACTACCTGACAGACTTAACAATTAACACCAATCCGGTTGCCTTTCACATTAAACATGAATATAACAAAGACAAACGCACAGACGATTTTTTAAGCAGCTCGATACGATTGAAGTTCAACCCTTTCTACATAAGAGCAGCATATTCTTTTGACAAAGACGAATACAATGGCGAAGATAACAATACTTCTGCTGAGCTTGCATTTGTGTACTCTACAAACAGATACGACCTCTCATACACAAGAAGCATCTCCGGTATGAATACGGCAGCAACCACAGCAAACCTTGACGAAAGAGCGGATACGCTTGAATTCACTTACAAAAAAGACTGCTGGTCATTTGGCATCAGCTATATACGCGAAACAGACCCGGCAAATGTCGATATGAAAGACGGAAACGAGGTCGAGCATACGATTCTGTTCCACATAGCTCTGAAAGGACTAAGCAACCCAAAAACGGGTTTCAGAAATACAAATACCACATATTTTGATGAGGATGATACTGATGATGAAATTTAA
- a CDS encoding DHH family phosphoesterase, translating into MIDQILEDIKPKRKVLILTHNNPDPDTIAAAFGMKFILSKALKKRCTIAYHGIVGRAENRELVKACLIDMHLSTKLNFSRYDYLIVVDTQPKAGNVLIPAGFNADVSIDHHNFRVSTKQIKLYDVRPHAGSTSTIIVEYMKHLGMTPDANTATALYYGIKTDTVGSGRSSSSHDLEMMSYIFPNISLKKLTRIENPELPRYYYKNLRKALDCAEIMDDIIFCNLGDVRNADLIAETSDFLLKMRDIKWTFVVGKIDNSGYFSLRSKSARMKVGRIAMSLVKGLGTGGGHMKSAGGQISLEGKDYEDITNIIKTRLLKKAGFKGEDIKKV; encoded by the coding sequence ATGATAGATCAGATTTTAGAGGATATTAAACCGAAAAGGAAAGTCCTCATACTGACCCATAATAACCCCGACCCTGATACCATTGCTGCGGCATTCGGGATGAAATTCATTCTGAGCAAAGCTTTAAAAAAGCGATGCACAATAGCGTATCACGGAATAGTCGGAAGAGCCGAAAATAGAGAGCTTGTTAAAGCATGCCTTATTGACATGCACTTATCCACTAAGCTCAACTTTTCCAGATACGACTATCTGATAGTTGTGGACACACAGCCAAAGGCAGGAAATGTACTTATACCGGCAGGCTTCAACGCCGATGTTTCAATAGACCACCACAATTTCCGTGTCAGCACGAAACAGATAAAACTATATGACGTACGACCACATGCAGGGAGTACGAGTACGATAATAGTCGAATATATGAAACATCTCGGCATGACTCCGGATGCAAATACCGCAACCGCTTTGTATTACGGTATAAAAACTGATACTGTCGGCTCCGGGCGATCGAGCAGCAGCCATGACCTTGAGATGATGTCTTATATATTTCCAAATATTTCACTCAAAAAGCTAACCCGTATAGAAAATCCTGAACTTCCGCGTTATTATTACAAGAACCTCAGAAAAGCACTGGACTGTGCAGAGATAATGGACGATATCATCTTCTGCAACCTCGGTGATGTCCGCAATGCAGACCTGATTGCTGAAACAAGCGATTTCCTGCTGAAAATGCGCGACATCAAATGGACTTTCGTGGTTGGTAAAATTGACAATAGCGGCTACTTTTCTCTGCGTTCCAAATCTGCACGGATGAAAGTCGGAAGGATTGCAATGTCTCTGGTCAAAGGTCTCGGTACAGGCGGAGGTCACATGAAATCTGCCGGCGGACAGATTTCGCTGGAAGGGAAAGACTATGAAGATATTACAAACATTATAAAGACTCGTCTGCTCAAAAAAGCAGGCTTTAAGGGTGAAGATATCAAAAAAGTTTGA
- the rd gene encoding rubredoxin, with product MKYICTVCGWIYDPELGDPDNGIDAGTAFKDIPDDWVCPECGVGKDGFEPYEG from the coding sequence ATGAAGTATATTTGCACAGTTTGCGGATGGATTTATGATCCAGAACTTGGTGATCCTGACAACGGCATTGACGCTGGTACTGCTTTTAAAGACATTCCCGATGACTGGGTCTGCCCCGAATGCGGAGTAGGCAAAGACGGCTTTGAGCCATACGAAGGTTAA